A single window of Xylocopilactobacillus apicola DNA harbors:
- a CDS encoding DUF262 domain-containing protein, protein MKADSMELVDFLAQNKTIFRIPVYQRNYEWGEGQCVQLFKDLENAFKQNKKHFLGAVVYVPEEGPNLSHLETIIDGQQRLTSCMLLLRVLANLNENNKEEIENSFLFNKYIELNNHIKLQPVDKDQEAFQKVINNQADQYEVPSKIIENYNIFKSLVTNSELNIDELFQAINYLNIVYISLDKSENPQVIFESLNSTGVSLSSPDLIRNFILMRLGSNDQTRLYNEYWSKIQAQFVGNVLTEFIRHYLIMRTGRFVNKEKIYDSYKNFYDDQNLTPEEALRDLLTTSNYYRHLLDANKMSKKFDKIVRNINILDKKVVYPYFLKLLDLNAKGLLTWEEIEEIGLVIQSMLYRRMVCGIPSNGLNSLFISLTGKSDSEYELLKARLSNNDFPNDKIFKESLINFPIYNKRRDWAKLTLVVLEENYTKETVDFDDAQVEHIMPQKLSTDWRIQVPNAEAVNKQLGNTIGNLTLTKYNQEMGNKDFNEKKSFYHDSNIYLTRKISETCDTWNKETIISRASELADSLINIFPKLELTPDKQENDSNQEYSISEEVDVTGKKPIRITIQSKDFAVSSWAMCIVVFLNYVWDNDSEIFKMIKNYPTFHNMFSNFRKPKELSNGEMVETSYSANKILALLAKMSEVSGIEDEVSYTIK, encoded by the coding sequence GCTTTCAAGCAAAATAAAAAGCATTTCTTAGGTGCCGTTGTTTACGTCCCAGAAGAGGGACCAAATCTTAGCCATCTTGAAACAATTATTGATGGACAGCAGCGATTAACTAGTTGTATGTTACTGCTTAGAGTACTTGCCAATTTAAATGAAAACAATAAAGAAGAGATAGAAAATAGTTTTTTGTTCAATAAATATATTGAATTAAACAACCATATTAAACTGCAGCCGGTTGATAAAGATCAAGAAGCTTTTCAAAAAGTAATCAATAATCAAGCTGATCAGTATGAAGTTCCATCAAAAATAATTGAAAATTACAATATTTTTAAAAGTTTGGTTACGAATTCAGAATTAAATATAGATGAATTATTTCAAGCTATAAATTATCTTAATATCGTTTATATCTCGCTTGATAAAAGTGAAAATCCACAAGTTATTTTCGAAAGCCTTAATTCAACGGGAGTTTCTTTGTCATCACCTGATTTGATTAGAAATTTTATCTTAATGCGGTTGGGTTCTAATGATCAAACCAGACTTTATAATGAATATTGGTCGAAGATTCAAGCCCAGTTTGTGGGAAACGTCCTAACAGAATTTATTCGTCACTATTTAATTATGCGGACGGGGAGATTTGTTAACAAAGAAAAAATATATGATTCTTACAAAAACTTTTATGACGATCAAAATTTGACCCCTGAAGAAGCATTGAGAGATCTTTTAACTACGTCAAATTATTATCGTCATCTGTTGGATGCTAATAAAATGTCTAAAAAGTTTGACAAAATAGTAAGAAATATCAATATTTTGGATAAGAAGGTGGTATATCCCTATTTTTTAAAACTATTGGATTTGAACGCTAAAGGACTATTAACGTGGGAAGAAATTGAAGAAATAGGTCTTGTGATTCAAAGCATGCTTTATCGCAGAATGGTTTGTGGCATTCCTAGCAATGGTTTAAACAGCTTGTTTATTTCGCTAACGGGTAAATCAGATTCTGAGTATGAATTATTAAAGGCCCGTTTGTCTAACAATGACTTTCCAAATGATAAGATATTTAAAGAAAGTTTGATTAATTTTCCAATTTACAATAAACGGCGTGATTGGGCAAAACTGACTTTGGTTGTGCTTGAAGAAAATTATACAAAAGAAACTGTTGATTTTGATGATGCTCAAGTGGAACATATCATGCCCCAAAAGTTATCTACTGACTGGCGGATTCAAGTCCCTAATGCGGAAGCCGTAAATAAACAGTTGGGGAACACAATAGGGAATTTGACTTTAACTAAATATAATCAAGAAATGGGAAATAAAGATTTCAATGAGAAGAAATCGTTCTATCATGATTCTAATATCTATTTGACGAGAAAAATTTCAGAAACTTGTGATACTTGGAATAAAGAAACAATCATCTCTCGAGCATCTGAGCTGGCGGATTCTTTAATTAATATTTTTCCTAAGTTAGAGTTAACACCAGATAAACAAGAAAATGATTCTAACCAAGAATATTCGATCAGTGAAGAAGTTGATGTTACAGGTAAAAAGCCAATTAGAATAACAATTCAATCGAAAGATTTTGCGGTTTCTTCATGGGCAATGTGTATTGTCGTCTTTTTAAATTATGTTTGGGATAATGATAGTGAGATTTTTAAGATGATTAAAAACTATCCTACTTTTCACAATATGTTTTCTAATTTTAGGAAGCCAAAAGAGTTGAGTAATGGAGAAATGGTGGAGACAAGTTATTCTGCCAACAAAATTTTGGCATTACTAGCGAAAATGTCAGAAGTATCCGGGATTGAGGATGAAGTTAGTTATACGATTAAATAA
- a CDS encoding MalY/PatB family protein, translating to MTNKFDFDQIIDRHNTNSVKWAPETLQEKFNEPEIKYPCWVADMDFLCPPAVREAINKQAAHGIFGYSSSNKPDAAYINWAKRRFDWEISPESLLHTPGVVTAIRLAVQTFTHPGDQVLIQRPVYYPFSEAVVDNGRKLISNSLVLKDDRYEIDFDDFSAKCSDPNTKLFILCSPHNPIGRIWTKDELLKMLQICYDNHVFVIADEIHHDLIMPGTTHHVAATLDAKYAQNLMTCTAPSKTFNLAGLQFSNVIIENPERRHDFQRALNNVGLGSSNPFALVATTAAYDEGEEWLDELREYLAGNLAWIKDYLAKNLPQIKIREHEATYLIWLDCRQLGLSDSELEQVMYRKAKVAMDAGTWFGPEGSGFMRFNMACPISEVKGAFESIYKAI from the coding sequence ATGACAAATAAATTTGATTTTGATCAAATAATAGATCGACACAACACCAATTCAGTGAAATGGGCGCCCGAGACGCTGCAAGAAAAGTTTAATGAACCAGAAATTAAGTATCCTTGCTGGGTGGCAGATATGGATTTCTTGTGCCCGCCAGCAGTGCGGGAAGCGATTAATAAGCAAGCTGCGCACGGAATTTTTGGTTATAGTTCTAGTAATAAGCCGGATGCAGCTTATATTAACTGGGCAAAACGGCGTTTTGATTGGGAAATTTCGCCCGAATCGCTTTTGCATACGCCAGGCGTTGTGACAGCGATCCGGCTGGCAGTTCAGACTTTTACTCACCCAGGCGATCAAGTCTTGATTCAGCGGCCCGTTTACTATCCATTTAGTGAGGCTGTTGTGGATAATGGGCGCAAGTTGATTTCAAATTCGCTTGTGTTAAAAGACGATCGTTATGAAATCGACTTCGATGATTTCAGTGCCAAATGTAGCGATCCTAACACGAAGCTGTTTATCCTGTGTTCGCCGCATAATCCGATTGGTCGGATTTGGACAAAAGATGAGCTATTAAAAATGTTGCAGATTTGTTATGACAATCACGTTTTTGTGATTGCTGACGAAATTCATCATGATCTAATTATGCCCGGGACTACTCACCACGTTGCAGCAACTCTCGATGCTAAGTACGCCCAAAATCTGATGACTTGTACCGCGCCAAGCAAGACTTTTAATTTGGCAGGCTTACAGTTCTCAAACGTGATTATTGAAAATCCAGAGCGTCGCCATGATTTTCAGCGGGCGCTTAATAATGTCGGTTTAGGGTCAAGCAATCCTTTTGCTTTGGTTGCGACAACGGCAGCTTACGATGAAGGCGAAGAATGGCTTGATGAATTACGCGAATATTTAGCTGGCAATTTAGCCTGGATTAAAGATTACTTGGCGAAAAATTTACCTCAGATCAAAATTCGTGAGCATGAAGCGACCTATTTGATTTGGCTGGATTGTCGCCAACTGGGCTTAAGCGACTCAGAGCTTGAGCAGGTAATGTATCGCAAGGCGAAAGTGGCAATGGACGCTGGCACTTGGTTTGGACCAGAAGGCAGTGGGTTCATGCGCTTTAACATGGCGTGTCCGATCAGTGAGGTCAAAGGCGCCTTTGAAAGTATTTATAAAGCAATCTGA
- a CDS encoding class II aldolase, giving the protein MQLVNGFTLMDYAKKHNLVLPAFNTTDYEMTLAIVKAFDEMGLGGYIQISSNNLKFSSPQIIANMTREVMERENVSTPIGLHLDHGKSFDDVKACIDAGFTSVMVDASELPYKENIKAVKRASEYAHFFNIPVEAELGGIKGKEDDHVSDVNAKTHPEDVLNFVEKTGCDVLAVAVGNVHGLDLSPNLDFPLLEEVAKNSPVPLVLHGGSGIPFDQVRKAKNSNLIKVNYGSDLRKAYIKTFGQSYDQNHNEFNLIAVASAGVDKVIDAAKNIIHEVNEVK; this is encoded by the coding sequence ATGCAATTAGTAAATGGATTTACTCTGATGGATTATGCCAAAAAGCATAATTTGGTTTTGCCCGCGTTTAATACAACGGATTACGAGATGACTTTAGCTATCGTGAAAGCTTTTGATGAGATGGGGTTGGGAGGATATATTCAGATTTCTTCAAACAATTTAAAATTTTCTAGTCCCCAAATTATTGCAAATATGACTCGAGAAGTGATGGAAAGGGAGAACGTTTCGACTCCAATCGGTTTACACTTAGATCACGGTAAGAGTTTTGACGATGTCAAAGCTTGTATTGACGCAGGGTTTACTTCTGTGATGGTTGATGCGTCTGAATTACCCTACAAAGAGAATATTAAAGCTGTGAAAAGAGCCTCGGAGTACGCACACTTTTTTAACATTCCAGTTGAAGCAGAACTTGGCGGAATTAAAGGTAAGGAAGACGATCATGTGTCAGATGTTAATGCTAAGACGCATCCAGAAGATGTCCTGAATTTTGTGGAAAAAACGGGTTGTGATGTGTTGGCTGTTGCAGTAGGAAATGTCCATGGTCTTGATTTATCTCCAAATCTTGATTTTCCATTGTTAGAAGAAGTTGCAAAAAATTCACCTGTTCCGCTAGTTTTACATGGGGGTTCAGGGATTCCATTTGACCAAGTCAGAAAAGCTAAGAATAGTAATTTGATCAAGGTGAATTATGGATCTGACCTACGTAAAGCTTACATTAAAACTTTTGGCCAATCTTATGATCAGAATCATAACGAATTTAATTTAATTGCGGTGGCTAGTGCAGGAGTGGACAAGGTGATTGATGCAGCGAAGAACATTATTCACGAGGTAAATGAAGTTAAGTAG
- a CDS encoding BglG family transcription antiterminator — protein sequence MMNERQVRMIGDFYQVNSSYLTSNYFVEKYGVSVRTVQSDIKQIRECLAENDFATFKTIPSKGSQLIVSNPLDYYKFMDGVKSLDRSSRLKKLSLILLNQIQAVSKEQLCQKLYVTPTTMTQDLNKEAEILEKFQLNLVRSSHHGIYIEGSENDKRRCLINLGLESQDDDREQFQQNIKNVLVEILHAHHYHMSDVLLQNLLVHLEISIYRIKHGFYLKDFSPSAAKRFEKDFRVAKEIFEKLAGRYYLKAPDSEILSLAIYIRGKSDLENEYISKNVDEFIKASLGEIKEKFNIDFAQEIELRVSLALHIIPLLTRIEFNIQNKNHLLKQIKRSFPLAFDMGAYMGMLIQKKINKKIEEGEIAYLAIYFNQYLIKLNGLSGLQRILIITNLKRSEDILLKQRLVTWFANEIAEIKIINFYELEEIKFDDYDVIFTTEPGHDELGAILINQYPDDSEYTKIKLAIDGFRNVEEITQLFSSERFVVGDFKTKQEVLNRLCQISASKIATDKTELLEAVNLREDLGSSYFGNQIALPHPLNPFSVGTFVSVVVIKNSLAWDEDQNQVHLALLVVIEKNNTKVFQLWDYLGQMIKSHHFVERVLNKPTYGRFISELTELLGE from the coding sequence GTGATGAATGAGCGGCAGGTTCGAATGATTGGTGATTTTTATCAGGTTAATTCATCATATCTTACTTCCAATTATTTTGTGGAAAAATATGGGGTTAGTGTTCGAACTGTTCAAAGTGACATCAAACAAATTCGTGAGTGTCTGGCCGAAAACGACTTTGCGACTTTTAAAACGATTCCCTCCAAAGGGAGTCAGTTGATCGTTAGTAATCCACTAGATTATTATAAATTTATGGACGGAGTTAAAAGCCTTGATCGATCGTCGCGCTTAAAGAAGTTGAGCCTAATCTTATTGAATCAAATTCAAGCGGTAAGTAAAGAACAGCTTTGTCAAAAACTTTATGTGACTCCAACAACGATGACGCAAGACCTTAATAAAGAAGCAGAAATTCTTGAAAAATTTCAGCTCAATTTAGTGCGTTCCTCTCATCACGGTATTTATATTGAAGGCAGTGAAAATGATAAACGGCGATGTTTGATTAATTTAGGTTTGGAGAGTCAGGATGATGATCGCGAGCAGTTCCAACAAAATATTAAAAATGTGCTTGTCGAAATTCTTCATGCGCACCATTACCACATGTCTGACGTTTTGCTGCAAAATTTATTGGTCCATTTGGAGATTTCGATTTATCGGATCAAACATGGATTTTATCTGAAGGATTTTTCGCCTTCCGCCGCTAAAAGATTTGAGAAAGATTTTAGAGTTGCTAAAGAAATATTTGAAAAATTAGCAGGTCGATACTATTTGAAGGCACCAGATAGTGAAATATTAAGTCTAGCGATTTATATTAGAGGTAAAAGTGATCTCGAAAATGAATACATTTCTAAAAATGTTGATGAATTTATCAAAGCTTCACTTGGTGAAATTAAAGAAAAATTCAATATTGATTTTGCTCAAGAAATAGAATTGAGGGTTTCTTTGGCGTTACATATTATTCCACTTTTGACCCGGATTGAGTTTAATATTCAAAATAAAAATCATCTATTAAAACAAATCAAACGTTCATTTCCCCTCGCTTTTGATATGGGGGCATATATGGGCATGTTGATTCAAAAAAAAATAAATAAAAAGATTGAGGAAGGTGAAATTGCTTATTTAGCGATCTATTTTAATCAATATTTGATAAAACTCAATGGTTTATCGGGGCTTCAGCGAATTTTGATCATTACAAATCTTAAAAGGAGCGAAGATATCCTTTTGAAACAGCGCCTTGTGACCTGGTTCGCTAACGAGATTGCGGAAATTAAAATTATTAATTTTTACGAATTAGAAGAAATAAAGTTTGATGACTATGATGTGATTTTTACCACAGAACCGGGACATGACGAATTGGGAGCGATTTTGATTAATCAGTATCCAGATGATTCTGAATATACCAAAATCAAATTAGCAATTGATGGTTTTAGAAACGTTGAGGAAATTACGCAGTTGTTTAGTTCTGAACGCTTTGTGGTGGGTGATTTTAAAACAAAACAAGAAGTTCTTAATCGATTGTGCCAAATTTCGGCAAGCAAAATTGCTACTGACAAGACAGAGTTGTTGGAAGCGGTGAATTTACGAGAAGACTTGGGTAGTAGCTATTTTGGTAATCAAATTGCCTTGCCTCACCCGCTTAACCCTTTTTCGGTGGGAACTTTCGTTTCAGTGGTAGTGATTAAAAATTCTCTGGCATGGGATGAAGATCAAAATCAGGTTCATTTAGCTTTGTTGGTAGTGATTGAGAAAAATAATACAAAAGTTTTTCAGTTGTGGGATTATTTAGGTCAAATGATTAAAAGTCATCATTTTGTTGAACGAGTATTAAATAAACCTACATATGGGAGATTTATTAGTGAATTAACGGAATTATTAGGAGAATAG
- a CDS encoding PTS sugar transporter subunit IIA, producing MQFIMASHGSLAKSMLESAQMIVGQQNNVMTFGLYPEDDVDQLRERIEKHLKTLEGEEIICFTDLYHGSPFNVVVQLMGQYKFHHLTGMNLSMILEALMMRQNSENTIQDICDTVMSEAPATFMDVNKQLDLGE from the coding sequence GTGCAATTTATTATGGCTTCGCATGGAAGTTTAGCAAAGAGCATGCTAGAGAGTGCTCAAATGATTGTAGGACAGCAAAATAACGTAATGACATTTGGACTTTATCCCGAGGATGATGTTGACCAACTGCGTGAAAGAATCGAAAAGCATTTGAAAACGCTTGAAGGTGAAGAGATCATCTGCTTTACCGATCTTTATCACGGGAGTCCATTTAATGTAGTTGTTCAGTTAATGGGTCAATATAAATTTCACCATCTTACGGGGATGAATTTATCAATGATTCTAGAAGCATTAATGATGCGGCAGAACTCAGAAAACACGATTCAAGATATTTGTGACACGGTGATGTCTGAAGCCCCTGCGACTTTTATGGATGTTAATAAACAATTGGATTTAGGAGAATAA
- a CDS encoding PTS system mannose/fructose/N-acetylgalactosamine-transporter subunit IIB, producing the protein MKNIVFARVDDRLIHGEVVTAWVPTYRINHIIVVDDEIAGNSFQKRILKSLSPTNVRVDSMTVSDAAQYLQGEKNDKERILLLTKSPIAYQQLVEKEVELPQVNLGGMGIRGERKPFVKNVACNPAEVEAIKALIAAEIHVFYQLVPEQRVIEVKDLV; encoded by the coding sequence ATGAAAAATATAGTTTTTGCGCGGGTTGATGATCGTTTAATTCATGGAGAAGTGGTTACGGCCTGGGTTCCGACTTATCGAATCAATCATATTATCGTTGTTGATGATGAAATAGCAGGAAATTCTTTTCAAAAGAGAATTTTGAAATCACTTTCTCCGACAAACGTGCGAGTTGATTCGATGACGGTATCTGATGCAGCACAGTATCTGCAGGGAGAAAAGAACGACAAAGAGCGAATTTTGCTTTTAACCAAGTCGCCGATCGCATATCAACAACTAGTCGAGAAAGAAGTCGAATTACCACAGGTTAATTTAGGGGGCATGGGGATTCGGGGGGAGCGCAAGCCATTTGTCAAAAATGTTGCTTGTAATCCAGCTGAAGTCGAAGCAATTAAAGCTCTTATTGCTGCAGAGATTCATGTGTTTTATCAATTAGTGCCCGAACAAAGAGTTATTGAAGTTAAAGATTTAGTTTAG
- a CDS encoding PTS mannose/fructose/sorbose/N-acetylgalactosamine transporter subunit IIC, translating to MSVLQAFLCGVLYYLAIGNMPFVGLWTLQRPLVCGLLTGVILGHPLIGAMTGASINLVYLGFISAGGSMPADMALSGILGTAFAITGHLDAKTALSLAVPIGLLGTIVWYARMTYGSIFTHLADRYIEKEQYNKIWRANVLYPQLVTAIITIIPCGIAAYFGASYINGLVKVLGGTVLNIFKVIGGMIPALGVAITLQYIYKDDAKVFLFLGFVLATYSKLGLLPLGVIAGLAAIIYMQVIGSKNKNEVSFEDGGDYE from the coding sequence ATGTCAGTTTTACAGGCATTTTTATGCGGTGTTTTATATTACCTCGCAATTGGTAATATGCCTTTTGTTGGTTTGTGGACTTTACAGCGTCCGTTAGTTTGCGGGTTACTTACTGGCGTCATTTTGGGACACCCTTTGATTGGAGCGATGACGGGGGCATCGATTAACTTAGTTTATTTAGGATTTATTTCAGCTGGTGGTTCAATGCCTGCTGATATGGCTCTCTCTGGCATTTTAGGGACGGCTTTTGCAATTACTGGTCACCTTGATGCAAAAACGGCGTTATCGCTAGCGGTGCCGATTGGTCTTTTAGGGACAATTGTTTGGTATGCCCGGATGACCTATGGCTCAATTTTTACGCATTTAGCTGATCGTTATATTGAAAAGGAGCAGTATAACAAAATTTGGCGCGCTAATGTTTTATATCCTCAGCTGGTAACAGCGATTATTACGATTATTCCTTGTGGGATTGCTGCTTACTTTGGAGCAAGCTATATCAATGGACTTGTTAAGGTTCTTGGAGGAACCGTGTTAAATATTTTTAAAGTCATCGGAGGAATGATTCCAGCACTTGGAGTTGCGATTACATTGCAATACATTTATAAAGACGATGCGAAGGTTTTTCTTTTCTTAGGTTTTGTACTGGCGACGTATTCAAAGCTTGGATTATTGCCTTTGGGCGTGATTGCAGGTCTTGCTGCCATTATTTACATGCAAGTGATTGGCAGCAAAAATAAAAACGAAGTATCTTTTGAGGATGGTGGCGATTATGAATAA
- a CDS encoding PTS system mannose/fructose/sorbose family transporter subunit IID — MNKEKSLISKKDLVKSWLIWENFPQTCYNYERMMGQAVAHVFVPASRKFYQNDPAKKKEMMKREIEFFNVHVEFGSVIIGMIIAMEEQKAKGKEIPGEFITSLKTSMMGPLSGVGDTIYQGVLIPILLAICIDITLKGTIWGAILYFVLMFAFSWIFSYANFMFGYRAGAEAVMDFLEKGILNKILKGAEVMGCMVMGGLVSSYVKITVPLKIVTSTQTFSIQKQFLDVLMPNILPFCFTLLILFLLKRGWHSLKVIGLIIVIGILGGLFGILGV; from the coding sequence ATGAATAAAGAGAAATCTTTAATCAGTAAAAAAGATTTAGTTAAATCCTGGCTCATTTGGGAGAATTTCCCTCAAACCTGTTATAACTATGAACGGATGATGGGTCAAGCGGTAGCCCACGTTTTTGTACCTGCATCGCGCAAGTTTTATCAAAATGATCCTGCCAAGAAAAAGGAGATGATGAAACGCGAAATCGAGTTTTTCAATGTTCACGTTGAATTTGGTTCAGTGATTATTGGAATGATTATTGCAATGGAAGAACAAAAAGCCAAAGGTAAAGAAATCCCCGGAGAATTTATTACAAGTTTGAAAACTTCGATGATGGGGCCACTTTCGGGAGTTGGAGATACTATTTATCAGGGCGTTTTGATTCCAATTCTGTTAGCGATCTGTATTGATATTACTCTAAAGGGCACGATTTGGGGTGCAATTTTATATTTTGTCTTAATGTTTGCTTTTTCGTGGATTTTCAGTTATGCCAATTTTATGTTTGGTTATCGCGCGGGCGCCGAAGCGGTGATGGATTTCTTAGAAAAAGGCATCCTGAACAAAATTTTAAAAGGTGCCGAAGTAATGGGCTGTATGGTAATGGGTGGCTTGGTCTCCAGTTATGTCAAAATCACAGTTCCACTAAAAATAGTTACCTCGACGCAGACTTTTAGTATTCAAAAACAATTTTTAGATGTTTTAATGCCTAATATTTTGCCATTTTGTTTTACTTTACTGATTTTATTCTTATTAAAGAGAGGCTGGCATTCTTTAAAAGTGATTGGGCTTATTATTGTGATCGGGATTCTTGGCGGATTATTTGGAATTTTAGGAGTGTAG
- a CDS encoding xylulokinase has product MDKYYLGIDVGTSSLKIAALNDHLQQLSSKQIQYQYDEPAPNYKEIDPKIWLNAVIEGLRAIFQELPAEYAVAIGITGQMHTTVFLDRAAKIIRPAIMWNDTRTKDLVLPVKERLVKHLTLQENAKIISTGSPLINLLWLKDYEPLSFDRLGQVLMPVDYLVYCLTGNFSTDYCDASTTAYYDFTNDGWSKETFNLFDLPSEIFPPINAASTIVGELTDEMMGLLGIKNKIPVVAGTGDNATSALINRSFEDQIPLLSLGTSGVVIIPNENHQLNSIGKNVVVKVNPQDQTILTQGTVQAGAQLNSWWLEQIMHQSNFERAQAQISEDRLGKNSVLFFPHVNGEKTLFNNPDLRGAFVGLELSTTSDDLYQAVLEGVAFALKMLADAMQDGEKSDSYTIIGGGAKSKLWQQILANVFDCPMNHFRKDREAVEGAAMLAIIGTGSKVHSSLDLPDVVVPDAKIAARYQEKYQKYNFLCKELIN; this is encoded by the coding sequence ATGGATAAATACTATTTAGGAATTGATGTTGGAACCTCTTCTTTAAAAATTGCAGCGCTTAATGATCACTTACAGCAACTTAGTAGTAAACAGATTCAATATCAATATGACGAGCCAGCGCCAAATTATAAAGAAATTGATCCTAAGATTTGGTTAAACGCGGTGATCGAAGGTCTAAGGGCAATTTTTCAAGAATTGCCTGCTGAATACGCTGTAGCAATTGGGATTACAGGTCAAATGCACACGACAGTTTTTTTGGATCGTGCAGCTAAAATTATTCGGCCTGCAATTATGTGGAATGATACGCGCACTAAGGATTTGGTTTTGCCGGTGAAAGAACGTTTGGTTAAACATCTTACATTACAAGAGAATGCGAAAATTATCTCAACAGGAAGCCCGCTTATAAATCTTTTGTGGTTAAAGGATTATGAACCGTTAAGCTTTGATCGCCTCGGTCAAGTTTTAATGCCAGTTGATTATTTGGTTTATTGTTTAACAGGTAATTTTTCGACTGATTATTGCGATGCGTCAACTACAGCTTATTATGATTTTACCAACGACGGGTGGTCTAAAGAGACTTTTAATTTGTTTGATTTACCTTCAGAAATTTTTCCGCCAATTAACGCAGCTAGTACGATTGTTGGGGAGTTGACTGACGAAATGATGGGCTTGTTAGGAATAAAAAATAAAATTCCAGTAGTGGCGGGCACGGGTGATAATGCAACCTCAGCTTTAATTAATCGGAGCTTTGAAGATCAAATTCCGCTATTATCGCTAGGAACCTCAGGCGTGGTCATTATACCTAATGAAAATCATCAATTAAACTCGATTGGCAAGAACGTAGTGGTTAAGGTTAACCCGCAGGACCAAACGATTTTGACCCAGGGAACCGTCCAGGCGGGTGCGCAGCTTAATAGTTGGTGGCTTGAACAAATTATGCACCAAAGCAATTTTGAGCGAGCGCAAGCCCAAATCTCAGAAGATCGTTTAGGAAAAAATTCGGTATTGTTTTTTCCTCATGTCAATGGAGAAAAGACTTTGTTTAATAATCCTGATCTACGTGGGGCATTCGTTGGCCTCGAATTGTCAACGACATCCGATGATTTATATCAGGCTGTTTTAGAAGGCGTTGCCTTTGCTCTTAAAATGCTTGCTGACGCAATGCAAGATGGGGAAAAATCAGATTCATATACTATTATCGGTGGAGGAGCAAAGTCTAAGCTATGGCAGCAAATTTTAGCAAATGTTTTTGATTGTCCTATGAATCATTTTAGAAAAGATCGAGAGGCGGTGGAAGGAGCAGCGATGTTAGCAATAATTGGTACAGGCTCTAAAGTACACAGTTCGCTGGATCTTCCTGATGTAGTAGTGCCGGATGCAAAAATTGCTGCAAGGTATCAAGAGAAATACCAAAAGTATAATTTTTTGTGCAAGGAGCTAATTAATTGA
- a CDS encoding DUF4428 domain-containing protein — MKQDCVICGQPLGFMKFKCRDGAVCKKCYRIVSQEYTQTIVDRDTSDLLAIFEKYKSQPDFDITRRINQYLLFDDPHQLICLPNNRKYSDAKLPPEFFSYRSLKSCSLVQDTIEIKGKVRKNLELKLSFDDSIERKIVLIKKPIEVNSSIYQSMNKVANQIINNLAKI; from the coding sequence TTGAAACAAGATTGTGTGATTTGCGGTCAACCTTTAGGATTTATGAAGTTCAAGTGTCGTGATGGAGCGGTATGCAAAAAATGTTACCGAATTGTGAGTCAAGAGTATACCCAAACGATTGTTGATCGAGATACAAGTGATTTGCTTGCCATTTTTGAGAAATACAAATCACAACCAGATTTTGATATTACTAGGCGGATTAATCAATATTTGTTGTTTGATGACCCTCATCAACTAATTTGTTTACCTAATAATCGCAAATACAGTGACGCGAAATTGCCGCCGGAGTTTTTTAGTTATCGATCTTTAAAAAGTTGCAGTTTGGTCCAGGATACAATTGAGATCAAGGGAAAAGTTCGTAAAAATCTTGAGTTGAAGCTGAGTTTTGATGATTCAATTGAACGAAAAATTGTTTTAATTAAAAAGCCAATCGAAGTTAATAGTTCGATTTATCAATCAATGAATAAAGTAGCAAATCAGATTATCAACAATTTAGCTAAAATCTGA
- a CDS encoding autorepressor SdpR family transcription factor produces MSLNETMKALADDERREILEHLRERPMSAGEIAANFDLSNATVSYHLKVLKKAGLITENREKNYIIYSLSASVFEDVLAWFYKIGGKKEDDE; encoded by the coding sequence ATGAGTTTAAATGAAACAATGAAAGCTTTAGCTGATGATGAGCGGCGAGAAATATTAGAGCATTTGCGTGAAAGGCCGATGTCAGCAGGAGAAATTGCGGCAAATTTCGATTTAAGTAATGCGACGGTTTCTTATCACTTGAAGGTGCTAAAGAAAGCGGGGCTGATCACGGAAAACCGTGAGAAAAATTACATTATTTATTCACTTAGTGCAAGTGTTTTTGAAGATGTGTTGGCTTGGTTTTACAAAATTGGAGGAAAAAAAGAAGATGACGAGTAA